From the genome of Geoglobus ahangari, one region includes:
- a CDS encoding ABC transporter ATP-binding protein, whose protein sequence is MSELLKLVDVWKTYRMGAVDVHALRGIDLEVKRGEFVVVLGPSGSGKTTLLNLVGGIDTPTRGDILFNGINVSSLSEEELTMHRRRNVGFIFQFFNLIPTLTARENVMLAAELVENPRDVDEVLEIVGLKDRSEHFPSELSGGQQQRVAIARALVKNPPLILADEPTGSLDFETGKMVLGVMRRINRDEGVTFILVTHNSVISEMADRVIHLRDGKVARVIVNEEPKEPEELAW, encoded by the coding sequence ATGAGCGAGCTGCTGAAGCTCGTTGATGTATGGAAGACTTACAGAATGGGTGCCGTAGATGTGCATGCACTTCGGGGAATAGACTTGGAGGTTAAGAGGGGGGAGTTTGTTGTCGTTCTTGGCCCCTCAGGCTCGGGCAAGACAACACTGCTGAATCTGGTTGGAGGAATTGACACCCCCACGAGAGGGGACATCCTCTTCAACGGCATCAACGTGTCCTCGCTGAGTGAGGAGGAGCTTACAATGCACAGAAGGAGAAATGTGGGGTTCATCTTCCAGTTTTTTAACCTGATCCCGACTCTCACCGCGAGAGAGAATGTGATGCTCGCCGCAGAGCTCGTGGAGAACCCGAGGGATGTGGATGAGGTTCTCGAAATAGTCGGGCTGAAAGACAGATCAGAGCACTTCCCATCGGAGCTGAGTGGAGGACAGCAGCAGAGAGTTGCAATAGCGAGGGCGCTCGTAAAGAACCCTCCTCTCATTCTGGCGGATGAGCCAACAGGTAGCCTTGACTTCGAAACTGGAAAGATGGTTCTGGGAGTCATGAGGAGGATAAATCGGGATGAGGGCGTGACATTCATCCTTGTGACCCACAACTCGGTCATTTCTGAGATGGCTGACAGGGTAATCCACCTCAGGGATGGTAAAGTTGCGAGGGTCATTGTGAATGAGGAGCCTAAGGAGCCGGAAGAGCTGGCGTGGTAG
- a CDS encoding COG1361 S-layer family protein, producing MRSGMLFLILVILAELFVGAVSAQPVLSLNYSTLPEAPSPGDIFVLQIVVVNSGYAIRDAKLTVSENEDDLAIISDGKEVSYLTINLGDVAGSALTSVKLRADEEGVYQVKVRLSYNYGTGSLEEVVPVVVVDRPSMVVENVVQPVIEPGGCGKVTFEVKNSGGVARNVVATLSAPDGFVVETSRMSFDRWGGEEVRSLSFNISASEDVSVGVYPANLIFSFTDRLGNAYREEIQFAIVVEGRAEISFSGFTTAPERIYPDDDFVLSLTLENTGKDEARNVLLTLSYPDVFSGEKEAFLGTLKRGEKASVDFKLKAGKDAESGSYPFRLTVRYADDSGEMERSFDFSIFVDELGVISLDVSGLYFSPRKVTPSSEFTLSLQIENSGKQDARAVAVKLILPEGFDGKNQYFIGTLEKGDSATSTFDLVAPDRPGEYKIKAVITYMDSKLDRYSVEKEFSVYVFPGESRMEEIVALALLIVLLTGGYLWRRKTR from the coding sequence GTGAGGTCTGGAATGCTGTTTCTGATTTTGGTTATACTTGCGGAACTGTTTGTGGGCGCAGTTTCAGCACAGCCGGTGCTGTCTCTGAATTACAGCACTCTGCCTGAAGCTCCATCGCCGGGAGACATCTTCGTGCTGCAGATCGTCGTTGTAAATTCGGGATATGCGATCAGGGATGCGAAGCTGACCGTGTCGGAAAATGAAGATGATCTGGCGATAATCTCGGATGGAAAGGAGGTTTCGTATCTGACCATCAACCTCGGAGACGTCGCTGGCTCTGCCCTGACGTCGGTCAAGCTGAGGGCAGATGAAGAGGGTGTGTATCAGGTGAAGGTCAGGCTCAGCTACAACTACGGAACCGGGAGCTTGGAAGAGGTGGTTCCAGTAGTTGTCGTTGACAGGCCGTCGATGGTTGTTGAAAACGTAGTCCAGCCGGTGATAGAGCCCGGTGGATGTGGAAAGGTCACCTTTGAAGTGAAGAACAGTGGAGGGGTGGCAAGGAACGTCGTGGCAACCCTCTCAGCTCCAGACGGGTTTGTTGTCGAAACATCGAGGATGAGCTTTGACAGATGGGGTGGTGAGGAGGTCAGGAGTTTGAGCTTCAACATCTCGGCAAGCGAGGATGTCTCAGTTGGAGTTTATCCCGCAAACCTGATCTTCAGCTTCACCGACAGGCTGGGGAACGCCTATCGGGAGGAGATTCAGTTCGCCATCGTTGTTGAGGGGAGGGCTGAGATTTCCTTCTCAGGCTTTACGACAGCTCCGGAGAGAATCTATCCTGATGATGACTTTGTTCTGAGCCTGACCTTGGAAAATACGGGAAAGGATGAGGCGAGGAACGTTTTGCTGACTCTGAGCTATCCTGATGTTTTCTCTGGAGAAAAGGAGGCATTTCTGGGAACGCTGAAGAGGGGAGAGAAGGCGAGCGTGGACTTCAAGTTAAAAGCAGGCAAAGATGCTGAAAGCGGAAGCTACCCCTTCAGGCTCACCGTGAGGTATGCTGATGATAGTGGAGAGATGGAGAGGAGCTTCGACTTCTCAATCTTTGTTGATGAGCTCGGAGTTATAAGCCTCGATGTCTCGGGGCTCTACTTCTCTCCGAGAAAGGTGACACCATCGTCAGAGTTCACCCTCTCCTTACAAATTGAGAACTCCGGAAAGCAGGATGCAAGGGCTGTGGCAGTAAAGCTCATCCTGCCGGAGGGATTCGATGGGAAGAACCAGTACTTCATAGGCACGCTCGAAAAGGGAGATTCGGCAACATCGACATTCGACCTCGTAGCCCCGGACAGGCCGGGCGAGTACAAGATTAAGGCCGTGATAACGTACATGGACTCCAAGCTTGACAGGTATAGTGTTGAGAAGGAGTTCTCAGTCTACGTGTTTCCGGGAGAGAGCAGAATGGAGGAAATAGTGGCTCTTGCTTTGCTGATTGTGCTACTGACTGGAGGGTACCTGTGGAGGAGGAAAACCAGATGA
- a CDS encoding TetR/AcrR family transcriptional regulator has translation MDARVAILEAALRLYTSKPPHAVTMDEVAREAGVSKGTVFYHFGSKDGLEKELVRYSVEKYFSWVFEESRDEEVLERIVRESLRVARENPKLTMLWYYVFEKELFSGDTAFTKALYDEMLGFITGLFEEMGVKRPRETAVVFMAMLDGVYVYSLFVPNLDLDEIGEVIIEFVKGRCRK, from the coding sequence ATGGATGCGAGAGTTGCCATACTCGAGGCGGCCCTCAGGCTCTACACGTCCAAACCGCCCCATGCCGTGACGATGGATGAGGTTGCGAGGGAGGCGGGCGTGTCCAAGGGTACGGTTTTCTACCACTTTGGGAGCAAGGACGGGCTTGAGAAGGAGCTGGTGAGGTACTCCGTGGAAAAGTACTTCTCATGGGTTTTTGAGGAGTCGAGAGATGAAGAAGTGCTGGAGAGGATAGTCCGAGAGTCGCTGAGAGTTGCGAGGGAAAATCCGAAGCTCACAATGCTGTGGTACTATGTCTTCGAGAAGGAGCTTTTCTCAGGCGATACGGCGTTCACAAAGGCGCTCTATGATGAGATGCTTGGATTCATAACGGGGCTTTTCGAGGAGATGGGCGTGAAAAGGCCGAGGGAAACGGCAGTGGTTTTCATGGCGATGCTCGATGGTGTTTACGTTTACTCTCTCTTCGTCCCAAATCTCGACCTTGACGAGATTGGAGAAGTTATTATTGAATTCGTGAAAGGGAGGTGCAGAAAGTGA
- a CDS encoding iron-containing alcohol dehydrogenase family protein gives MRFRVSSVRDVIFGWNAIEELEEIAGRFGGKAIIITGRNVGRQVVPKHVLPQLEGVHVDVWSSVTPEPDERLVEMARKAVRDGRYDVVIGVGGGSALDVAKLAAGLSHSDKPLSEFSGAEVSEREYGLVLCPTTAGTGSEVTNLAVVKLEGSEVRRVFEGSALQADVAIVDPQLTLSLPKSVTVSSGLDALCHAIESLVSLVSNPFTEMLSMRAMEYAVESLPLVPSENSRDGRERMSLASLFAGMAINNAGTVLGHALGYAHAPLHGKPHGISVAVTMPYVLQYNSFACSEKHATIARAFGANADERDVRNVAIAVGRVFAEFLDELGVPSNLSELGVTERDIPSIVERTFASEKHVLRNPRPVRRKELFALLEKAITGDLDDPDFSS, from the coding sequence TTGAGGTTCAGAGTCTCGTCGGTCAGAGACGTAATCTTCGGGTGGAATGCCATCGAAGAGCTCGAGGAGATTGCCGGGAGGTTTGGAGGAAAGGCGATCATCATCACCGGAAGGAACGTTGGAAGGCAAGTGGTTCCGAAGCACGTGCTTCCACAGCTTGAGGGGGTGCATGTGGACGTCTGGAGTAGTGTAACGCCAGAACCGGATGAAAGGCTGGTGGAGATGGCGAGGAAAGCGGTAAGGGATGGGAGGTACGATGTGGTGATCGGCGTGGGCGGTGGAAGCGCTCTGGACGTGGCAAAGCTCGCAGCAGGCTTATCCCACTCCGACAAACCTCTATCAGAGTTTTCCGGTGCTGAGGTGTCGGAAAGGGAATACGGGCTTGTTCTGTGCCCGACAACGGCCGGAACTGGCTCGGAGGTGACAAATCTCGCGGTCGTGAAGCTTGAGGGCTCTGAGGTCAGGAGGGTGTTTGAGGGCAGCGCGCTTCAGGCCGACGTTGCGATAGTTGACCCCCAGCTAACGCTATCGTTACCAAAGTCCGTAACGGTAAGCTCGGGTCTTGATGCGCTGTGTCATGCGATCGAGTCCCTCGTCTCGCTCGTCTCTAACCCATTCACCGAGATGCTGTCCATGAGGGCCATGGAGTATGCTGTAGAAAGCCTACCGCTCGTCCCGTCTGAGAACAGCAGGGATGGTAGGGAGAGGATGTCCCTCGCCTCACTCTTTGCCGGAATGGCGATAAACAACGCTGGGACGGTCCTCGGCCACGCCCTCGGCTATGCTCATGCCCCGCTTCACGGCAAACCTCACGGCATCTCCGTCGCTGTTACTATGCCGTACGTCCTGCAGTACAACTCCTTCGCCTGTTCGGAAAAGCATGCCACGATTGCAAGAGCTTTCGGAGCGAATGCTGACGAGAGGGATGTGAGAAACGTGGCAATAGCTGTTGGCAGGGTGTTTGCAGAGTTTTTGGACGAGCTGGGAGTTCCGTCAAACCTCTCCGAGCTTGGTGTGACCGAGAGGGACATTCCTTCAATCGTCGAGAGGACGTTTGCGAGTGAGAAGCACGTCCTCAGAAATCCGAGACCTGTGAGGAGGAAGGAGCTGTTCGCTCTGCTGGAGAAGGCAATCACGGGCGATCTGGACGATCCTGACTTCTCCTCCTGA
- a CDS encoding TSUP family transporter yields MEGGMDTYALVLLFPLVFLAFNVRVVTGFGSAILLSPLLSNLLPPKDVVVLMILLESLINLNFLLRERLTLRLGEVYAGGFAGIMAGMALFGALSQRLIGLGIGAGMAALSALMMRGVRFEVRRERPLLFFSGLISGLMGVLTGVNGPQIVLALSNQGYDAKFIRSFIIAYLIIIDTLILLLFIALGYMSWEIVRIFAILSPAVFLAHLTGRRLLGRMDSHSLRKAVLSVVLASSLVLVVRYSGVWA; encoded by the coding sequence GTGGAGGGAGGAATGGACACCTATGCGCTTGTGCTTCTCTTCCCACTCGTCTTTCTGGCCTTCAACGTCCGCGTCGTCACGGGCTTTGGAAGCGCGATCCTGCTCTCCCCTCTCCTGTCGAACCTTCTTCCTCCCAAGGACGTGGTGGTTCTGATGATCCTGCTCGAGTCCCTGATAAACTTAAACTTCCTGCTCAGGGAGAGGCTCACGCTAAGACTGGGAGAGGTTTATGCAGGGGGGTTTGCTGGAATAATGGCGGGAATGGCACTGTTTGGTGCCCTCTCGCAGAGGCTGATTGGGCTCGGAATAGGGGCGGGAATGGCTGCCCTTTCGGCCCTCATGATGAGAGGTGTGAGGTTTGAGGTCAGAAGGGAAAGGCCGCTGCTGTTCTTCTCTGGCCTCATCAGCGGGCTGATGGGAGTTCTCACCGGGGTCAACGGACCGCAAATAGTTCTCGCCCTGAGCAATCAGGGTTACGATGCGAAGTTCATAAGATCCTTCATAATCGCGTACCTGATCATCATTGACACGCTCATCCTGCTCCTCTTCATCGCTCTTGGGTACATGAGCTGGGAGATCGTCAGGATCTTCGCCATCCTCTCGCCTGCCGTTTTCCTCGCACATCTAACTGGCAGGAGGCTGCTCGGGAGGATGGACAGCCACAGTCTCAGGAAAGCGGTTCTGTCGGTCGTCCTTGCATCCTCGCTCGTGCTTGTGGTGAGATACTCGGGGGTGTGGGCTTGA
- a CDS encoding 3-hydroxyacyl-CoA dehydrogenase family protein has product MRALVVGAGLMGQGIAVEVSRGVEEVVLCDVSEDALERARRGIELSLKTLEKHGMADRSVLNRITFTTRIEDGDAADIAFEAVPEDVELKGRVLRDIEAVVGENAPVCTNTSIIRVSDLAGFLERKKRFLGVHWMNPPHVMPLVEVVTSRYTDEGVAGRVAEFLRGIGKRVVVCREQSAVNRFSAAVLAEAERMMESDGMSFEEIDTVWRYHLGILYTLFGPLGNLDYVGLDTILLVSKYLSSTGERIAIPDWLVEKVERGELGVKTGRGIYSYDRDQSEMLVERIEKILGMLRFLRTLEG; this is encoded by the coding sequence GTGAGGGCGCTTGTGGTTGGGGCCGGCCTGATGGGGCAGGGCATAGCGGTCGAAGTTAGCAGGGGAGTTGAGGAGGTTGTGCTCTGCGACGTGAGCGAGGATGCGCTGGAGAGGGCGAGGAGGGGAATAGAGCTCTCACTGAAAACCCTCGAGAAGCACGGAATGGCGGACAGGAGCGTCCTGAACAGGATAACGTTCACGACGAGGATCGAGGATGGTGACGCTGCAGACATCGCCTTTGAGGCAGTTCCGGAGGATGTGGAGCTGAAGGGCAGGGTTCTGAGGGACATCGAGGCTGTTGTAGGTGAGAACGCGCCAGTCTGCACGAACACGTCCATCATCAGGGTGAGCGACCTTGCCGGGTTTCTGGAGAGGAAGAAGAGATTTCTTGGGGTTCACTGGATGAACCCGCCCCACGTGATGCCCCTCGTTGAGGTTGTGACGTCCAGATATACTGACGAAGGTGTTGCGGGCAGGGTTGCGGAGTTTCTGAGGGGCATAGGGAAGAGGGTGGTGGTCTGCAGGGAGCAGTCTGCCGTGAACAGGTTCAGCGCAGCCGTGCTTGCTGAGGCGGAGAGGATGATGGAGAGCGACGGCATGTCGTTCGAGGAAATAGACACGGTGTGGAGGTACCACCTCGGAATACTGTACACGCTCTTCGGTCCCCTCGGAAACCTCGACTACGTGGGCCTCGACACGATTTTGCTCGTCTCAAAGTACCTCAGCTCCACGGGGGAGAGGATAGCGATCCCCGACTGGCTCGTAGAGAAGGTGGAGAGGGGAGAGCTCGGGGTAAAGACCGGCAGGGGGATTTACAGCTACGACAGGGATCAGTCGGAGATGCTCGTCGAGAGGATAGAGAAGATACTCGGGATGCTCAGATTCCTCAGAACACTGGAAGGGTGA
- a CDS encoding NAD-dependent epimerase/dehydratase family protein, with protein MAVLITGGTGFLGSFLARELCDRGERPILMDLRLDLTRLRGYEDRVDLVEGNVTSWADLAEVFKTHEIDAVVHTAADLSLRAERSRIESFRTNVEATLNVLELSRMFDVDRVVFTSSLSVFGLRSMPVSETSFRDPATFYGVTKACSEIVGSYYASSHGLDFSAVRFPIITGPYRRGEGASVTISSLIDSAVLEGKGVVRLPLETRIPLLYVRDAARLLRLLISHNGKLRDIYIVGGVVVSVGELVSSLKRVVPDAIVENEVDDASMRIAGEWAALTELALRERMVERFGRIEDVGWQIEFDSAEKMVKDHVETLKREVGA; from the coding sequence ATGGCAGTCCTCATCACCGGAGGAACCGGCTTTCTCGGCTCATTTCTGGCGAGGGAGCTCTGCGATAGAGGTGAGAGGCCGATTCTGATGGACTTGCGCTTAGACCTGACGAGGCTGAGGGGATACGAGGACAGGGTGGATCTGGTTGAGGGTAACGTCACGTCTTGGGCAGATCTGGCCGAGGTCTTCAAGACCCACGAGATTGATGCTGTTGTTCATACGGCAGCAGACCTGTCGCTCAGGGCCGAGAGGTCGAGGATCGAGTCCTTCAGGACGAACGTTGAGGCGACTTTGAATGTCCTCGAGCTGTCACGGATGTTTGATGTCGATAGAGTTGTTTTCACGAGCAGCCTCTCCGTCTTTGGCCTGAGGAGCATGCCCGTCAGCGAAACCTCTTTCAGAGACCCGGCCACGTTCTACGGGGTGACGAAGGCGTGCTCGGAGATAGTCGGCTCGTACTATGCGAGCTCTCACGGTCTCGACTTCTCTGCGGTGAGGTTCCCGATCATCACAGGGCCCTACAGAAGGGGCGAGGGTGCTTCGGTTACGATCTCGTCCCTCATCGACAGTGCGGTGCTCGAAGGCAAGGGGGTCGTGAGGCTCCCTCTGGAGACCAGAATTCCGCTCCTCTATGTCAGGGATGCCGCAAGGCTACTCAGGCTTCTAATCAGCCACAACGGAAAGCTCAGGGACATCTACATCGTGGGCGGTGTGGTTGTCTCGGTTGGAGAGCTCGTTAGCAGCCTGAAGAGGGTGGTTCCAGACGCTATTGTTGAGAATGAGGTGGATGATGCTTCGATGAGGATAGCGGGGGAGTGGGCTGCTTTGACTGAACTCGCCCTCAGGGAGAGGATGGTCGAGAGGTTTGGAAGGATCGAGGATGTGGGCTGGCAGATCGAGTTCGACAGCGCTGAGAAGATGGTAAAGGACCACGTGGAAACCCTAAAAAGAGAGGTGGGAGCGTGA
- a CDS encoding thiamine pyrophosphate-binding protein: MEASELVAKVIVNEGVRSVFALPSGEILPLCEHLRDEGVNVIFARHEQAVGNMAEGYARVTRNAGVAIVPTGPGLASLMPALAQAYYSGSPIVAISGHSKFENLDRNAFEEIEGARWVERYVKWSKMPIFPERLHEYVQEAFRHALSGKFGPALLEIPKDVLNAEVENDVELAPPERYRYTGRIVCESRFFDRAIEMLNSAEKPVIVAGSGVYWSGAEEELRMLAERLSIPVAVNGMAFGTIPTTHPLYAGPAPGNVLLKEADLVMVIGTRLDDFLGFGVGLFSDEARIIQVDIDWSQIGKNRYVDLGVVSDAKAFLSGLLERANGIKRFDYWAKEFGEMAKGMMEMLVRPASENGMLKPQEMMLELSSLITRDDIVVLDGGETTAWGLLLLKAERAGNVFNSQGELGHLGAGVPMGIAAKSAFPEKRVFVVTGDGSFLFNGVEIETAVRHELPIIVIVANDSAWGMVCHTRYLSTGSKERACFGTLLNENARYDKFAESLGAYGELVEKKGELTEAIRRAVESGMPAVIDVRISREEMSPLAYMLSGVEG, translated from the coding sequence GTGGAAGCTTCAGAGCTTGTTGCAAAGGTGATTGTGAACGAGGGAGTAAGGAGCGTGTTCGCACTTCCGAGCGGTGAGATTCTTCCCCTGTGCGAGCATCTGAGGGATGAAGGAGTGAATGTAATCTTCGCGAGGCACGAGCAGGCTGTGGGGAATATGGCCGAGGGCTACGCGAGGGTTACGAGAAATGCCGGGGTTGCGATAGTTCCGACCGGCCCGGGGCTCGCGAGCCTAATGCCCGCTCTGGCGCAGGCCTACTACTCGGGAAGCCCCATTGTCGCCATCTCAGGTCACTCGAAGTTCGAGAACCTCGACAGGAACGCGTTTGAGGAGATTGAAGGGGCGAGGTGGGTTGAGAGGTACGTGAAGTGGTCGAAGATGCCCATCTTTCCGGAAAGGCTCCACGAGTACGTGCAGGAGGCCTTCAGGCACGCGCTGAGCGGGAAGTTCGGGCCGGCTTTACTCGAGATTCCGAAGGATGTGCTGAACGCCGAGGTTGAGAACGATGTTGAGCTCGCTCCACCGGAGAGGTACAGGTACACCGGTAGGATAGTGTGCGAGAGCAGGTTCTTTGATAGAGCAATTGAGATGCTGAACTCTGCAGAAAAGCCGGTAATTGTTGCGGGAAGCGGGGTTTACTGGTCTGGGGCTGAGGAGGAGCTGAGGATGCTGGCCGAGAGACTCTCGATTCCCGTGGCGGTTAACGGGATGGCTTTTGGCACAATACCAACCACCCATCCCCTCTACGCTGGCCCAGCGCCGGGCAACGTGCTTTTGAAGGAGGCGGATCTGGTCATGGTGATCGGAACGAGGCTCGATGATTTCCTCGGCTTTGGTGTGGGCCTGTTTTCGGATGAGGCGAGGATCATTCAGGTGGACATAGACTGGAGCCAGATAGGGAAGAACAGGTACGTGGATCTGGGAGTTGTCAGCGATGCCAAAGCATTCCTGAGCGGGCTGCTGGAGAGAGCGAATGGGATAAAGAGGTTTGATTACTGGGCTAAGGAGTTCGGGGAGATGGCCAAGGGCATGATGGAGATGCTTGTCAGGCCAGCCTCCGAAAACGGAATGCTGAAGCCTCAGGAGATGATGCTCGAACTCTCGAGCCTCATTACGAGAGACGACATAGTGGTTCTGGATGGTGGAGAGACCACAGCGTGGGGACTGCTGCTTCTGAAGGCAGAGAGGGCTGGGAACGTCTTCAACTCTCAGGGGGAGCTCGGCCACCTCGGAGCTGGGGTGCCGATGGGAATAGCAGCGAAGTCGGCATTTCCCGAGAAGAGGGTCTTCGTGGTCACGGGAGATGGGAGCTTCCTGTTCAACGGCGTGGAGATAGAGACGGCGGTGAGACATGAGCTGCCGATAATCGTCATAGTCGCCAACGACAGCGCGTGGGGGATGGTGTGCCACACCCGGTACCTTTCAACGGGCTCCAAGGAGAGGGCCTGCTTTGGAACGCTGCTCAACGAGAACGCGAGGTACGACAAGTTCGCAGAGAGCCTCGGAGCTTATGGAGAGCTGGTGGAGAAGAAGGGCGAGCTCACCGAGGCGATCAGGAGGGCTGTCGAGTCGGGGATGCCTGCGGTGATAGACGTGCGCATCTCCCGTGAGGAGATGTCCCCGCTTGCCTACATGCTCTCGGGAGTTGAGGGCTGA
- a CDS encoding MFS transporter gives MEVNARGHVHFTRNEKIIVLIAAAIGWSHDAVGLTLLNFLAEPIMKEFGVSTLEVGFVFSAQYILCIFGAMLFGELGDRFGRKNALILSILWVVVFSVLSALAPNFWTLAALRLISGMGVTWGLAFTYISEVYSPKRRGLFGGIIHATFIFGFIISALSVSYIYPLYGWRACFLVTLYPIPFLILFARYLPESRIWEKHSAEEEVSKMKLKEILGNRYYLKLMILSTFLFWLAEFAYHAIVDWSPTFIIRQFNYPPEEASKLVMKISLVALIILPFVGLISDYIGRRLSFAASALLGLLGCLMLGYFTLVDFNPSMAMLSLFIIPLGFGSHALFGVWSSELFPTKYRATATSVIFSVARGLSFGGFIVGYIATFAELIYGMLLGGIAFALMVILPWLLPETKGRELEDF, from the coding sequence ATGGAGGTTAACGCCCGCGGGCACGTGCACTTTACGAGGAACGAGAAGATCATAGTTCTCATCGCCGCTGCAATAGGCTGGAGCCACGATGCTGTTGGCCTAACGCTTCTCAACTTTCTGGCAGAGCCGATAATGAAGGAGTTCGGAGTCTCGACGCTCGAGGTGGGGTTCGTTTTTTCCGCCCAGTACATCCTCTGCATTTTTGGTGCGATGCTGTTCGGGGAGCTGGGGGACAGGTTCGGGAGGAAGAACGCCCTCATTCTGTCGATTCTGTGGGTCGTGGTGTTCAGCGTCCTCTCCGCTTTAGCACCAAACTTCTGGACTCTCGCAGCCCTGAGGCTGATATCGGGCATGGGTGTGACGTGGGGGCTCGCGTTCACATACATCTCCGAGGTCTACTCTCCCAAGAGGAGAGGGCTGTTTGGCGGAATCATCCACGCGACCTTCATCTTCGGCTTCATAATCTCCGCCCTTTCTGTCTCCTACATCTACCCGCTCTACGGCTGGAGGGCCTGCTTCCTCGTGACTCTCTACCCGATACCTTTCCTGATACTCTTCGCCCGCTACCTTCCGGAATCGAGGATATGGGAGAAGCACTCCGCCGAGGAAGAGGTCAGCAAGATGAAGCTGAAGGAGATACTCGGGAACCGCTACTACCTGAAGCTAATGATCCTGAGCACGTTCCTCTTCTGGCTTGCTGAATTTGCCTACCACGCGATAGTTGACTGGTCGCCCACCTTCATAATCAGGCAGTTCAACTATCCCCCAGAAGAGGCGAGCAAGCTGGTTATGAAGATCTCCCTTGTCGCGCTCATCATCCTGCCGTTCGTCGGGCTCATAAGCGACTACATCGGAAGGAGGCTGAGCTTCGCAGCATCTGCCCTTCTCGGCCTGCTTGGATGTTTGATGCTGGGCTACTTCACTCTGGTTGACTTCAACCCCTCTATGGCGATGCTGAGCCTGTTCATAATCCCGCTGGGCTTCGGATCTCACGCCCTCTTTGGAGTCTGGAGCAGCGAGCTGTTTCCTACGAAGTACCGCGCAACCGCAACGTCGGTGATATTCAGCGTTGCGAGGGGCCTGTCGTTCGGGGGGTTCATAGTCGGGTACATCGCAACCTTCGCGGAGCTCATCTACGGAATGCTTCTCGGCGGAATAGCCTTCGCGCTAATGGTAATCCTTCCGTGGCTCCTGCCCGAGACAAAGGGCAGGGAGCTTGAGGACTTTTAA
- a CDS encoding YkgJ family cysteine cluster protein: MSCRHCGKCCVEMGTKIYATPDDIKRWMREGRTDILKHVFVYHYYDLLEGEKIEGGEVWFDEHGNRLERCPFIVERNGKVYCGIHETKPQQCREYRCW, from the coding sequence ATGTCCTGCAGACACTGCGGGAAGTGCTGCGTTGAGATGGGGACCAAGATATACGCAACCCCCGACGACATAAAGAGGTGGATGAGGGAGGGAAGAACCGACATCCTCAAACACGTCTTCGTCTACCACTACTACGACCTCCTCGAGGGGGAGAAGATCGAGGGAGGGGAGGTATGGTTCGACGAGCATGGCAACAGGCTTGAGCGGTGCCCCTTCATCGTGGAGAGGAATGGGAAGGTGTACTGCGGGATTCACGAGACAAAACCCCAGCAGTGCAGGGAGTACAGGTGCTGGTGA